The proteins below come from a single Stomoxys calcitrans chromosome 1, idStoCalc2.1, whole genome shotgun sequence genomic window:
- the LOC106090447 gene encoding cytochrome b5, whose amino-acid sequence MTQNYTLCEIKENNGRNGKPVWIIVKGIVYDVTKFIKEHPGGEDLILEYAGKDATKAFNDVGHSIDAIHDMKLYKIGVVDNECSQQCQTVTTESKTHTQSTTEQNCQRQKKRMKFFFCF is encoded by the exons ATGACTCAAAATTACACACTGtgcgaaataaaagaaaataacggGCGAAATGGAAAACCAGTGTGGATTATTGTGAAGGGCATTGTGTATGATGtaaccaaatttattaaagAA CATCCCGGCGGCGAAGACTTAATTCTAGAATACGCAGGAAAAGATGCAACAAAAGCCTTTAATGATGTTGGACATTCCATTGATGCTATACATGATATGAAATTATATAAGATCGGTGTAGTTGACAATGAG TGTTCTCAACAGTGCCAAACAGTGACGACAGAAAGTAAAACGCACACTCAGTCAACAACAGAGCAGAACTGCCAGAGACAAAAGAAGCGGATGAAATTCTTCTTTTGCTTCTAG